The Aquipuribacter hungaricus DNA window GTGCCGACGGTCCGGGCGGGGGTCACCGGTCGGGCCGCGTGCCGCGCCGGGCGGCCCGCAGCGGCTCCAGCCCGTCGAGCCGGCGCTGGTCCTCGCCCTCGCGCTCCGCCCGGCGCACGCGGGCGCGCAGGACCTGCACGAGCAGGACGAAGAGCAGCAGGACCACCGAGGCCCCGGTCACCGCACCCAGGGCCGTGTCGACCCCGTCGTGGGTCACCACGAGGGCGGCCAGGGCCGGCACGACGGCGAGCAGCAGCAGGGCCAGCGGCAGGAGCCGTGAGTGGAGGGCACGCGTGGCAGGTGGGTCGTCGAGGGGCGTCATGCGTCAACCTTCCCTTGACGTCCGCGCGGCTGTCAAGGATGCATTGACGTCAGTCGTCCCGGCGGGCGCGCGACTCCACGGCCCGGGCCGCGAGCCCGGCGTCGTCGGGGTAGTCGACGGCCACGAGCGTGAGGCCGTGCGCCGCGGCCACGGTGACCCGGGGGTCCCGGCGCCGGGCCAGGAGCACCTCCAGCGGGAAACCCATGACGGCACGCCCGTCCCCGACCGGCAGCACCGCGCCGACCAGGGCGCGCACCATGGAGTGGCAGAACGCGTCGGCGGTGACCTGGGCCACCACCGTCCCGTCCGGCTCCCGGGACCAGACGTAGGACAGCAGCGTCCGTACCGTCGTCGCGCCCTCGCGGCGGCGGCAGAAGGCGGCGAAGTCCTGCAGGCCGAGCAGCTGCCGCGACGCGGCGGTCAGCAGGCCCGTGTCCAGGGGGCGGGGGTGGGCGAGCGTGTCGTGCCGGCGCAGGGGGTCCGGGCCCGCGGGGTCGTCGCAGACCCGGTAGCGGTAGTGCCGCCGCAGCGCCGAGAACCGGGCGTCGAAGCCGGGCGGCGCCGGCGCCATCGCCGTCAGCCGCACCTCCGGCGCCAGCAGGGAGCGCAGCCGGCGGGTGGCGCCCACGGTGCCGCCGGCGCGCGCCAACGACTCCTGGTCGACGTCGACGTGGACGCACTGGGCCGTGGCGTGGACACCGGCGTCGGTCCGCCCGGC harbors:
- a CDS encoding tRNA pseudouridine synthase A, whose product is MTHQPHHGPAVASDGGSVRLRLDLAYDGAGFRGWAVQPGQRTVAGLLEESLATVLRTDVPRIRSGLVVAGRTDAGVHATAQCVHVDVDQESLARAGGTVGATRRLRSLLAPEVRLTAMAPAPPGFDARFSALRRHYRYRVCDDPAGPDPLRRHDTLAHPRPLDTGLLTAASRQLLGLQDFAAFCRRREGATTVRTLLSYVWSREPDGTVVAQVTADAFCHSMVRALVGAVLPVGDGRAVMGFPLEVLLARRRDPRVTVAAAHGLTLVAVDYPDDAGLAARAVESRARRDD